The following coding sequences are from one Diabrotica virgifera virgifera chromosome 2, PGI_DIABVI_V3a window:
- the LOC126880315 gene encoding uncharacterized protein LOC126880315 → MPFRGRILVELASKSVNPPNSTQIYENCNIAHDPVPTEKQIINEEVLLSTASNVEDPNSNTPILLNATDLSEHSNNTVDNNVSDFSPVSDADKEYLPYSSKKKRRYKNLLGPPNTKKLRRASSSSDSSSSSDTSSSTTSSCSSCSSCSSSNSGLSTSSLSGTHKSESVKHPVYVAMENNISVESINMRQNALENYNDILGLVQPDNQLALPSVTPSDSATGIQNLSSKQADDSVVPKIVRRPEQSRKAVAKTLRNSGQEYLSASRNRRVIPARKMGSPCTTQCRLKCADHISEEIRKQIFDSYWAMGSLTRQREFIARSMVPVIPKYQYKMVNSNRKLKQSFHLKVDTSKTVRVCKIFFKNTLGISDRPIRTVISKMDNKGIIDTEQRGKHGKHAKLNDSLLSAVRNHINGIPRIESHYLRQQTTREFIDGGKTVSDLYRDYKEDCIRKNLSFVDIQIYRKIFKTDFNISFFVPKKDQCDLCAAYNIAQAGNKEALQEKYNIHISEKEKSREEKNNDKLLVCDNVIVACYDLQAVLPCPRGDISVFYYKSKMNCFNFTISAIGRDHTECFFWNEVEDQRGANEIASCVLKYIRKMSEMTVSTNLNIIFYSDNCSGQQKNQFMISLYVYCLLTLKNLTSITHKFLIKGHRQNEGDAAHSTIEREVKKTLRSGPIYVPSQYITAIRKAKKKGNPYTVNELCYKDFYDIKQLANLVNLQRNKKGETVKLTDIKIIRIERDEDNIKVTYKNSYLEDYKEIDIDGSNRCKTRKIDQ, encoded by the coding sequence ATGCCGTTTCGTGGACGAATATTGGTAGAGCTAGCTAGTAAATCTGTCAATCCACCTAACTCAACACAAATATACGAGAATTGTAATATTGCACATGATCCAGTTCCAACGGAAAAGCAAATTATTAACGAGGAGGTCTTACTGTCAACAGCATCTAATGTGGAAGACCCCAATTCAAATACTCCCATATTATTGAATGCTACAGATCTAAGTGAACACAGTAATAATACTGTGGACAATAATGTTTCCGATTTTTCTCCAGTGTCAGACGCCGATAAAGAATATTTGCCATATTCGTCCAAAAAGAAACGCCGTTACAAAAATTTGCTGGGACCACCCAATACAAAAAAGCTACGCAGGGCCTCTTCTAGCTCCGACTCCTCTTCAAGCTCTGATACTTCTTCTAGCACCACTTCGTCTTGCTCATCTTGCTCGTCTTGCTCATCTTCCAACTCAGGTTTGTCAACTAGTTCACTATCAGGCACTCATAAAAGCGAATCAGTAAAACATCCCGTTTATGTTGCTATGGAAAACAACATTTCTGTCGAAAGCATTAACATGCGACAAAATGCTCTTGAAAATTATAATGATATTTTAGGTTTGGTACAACCCGACAATCAATTAGCGCTACCCTCAGTTACGCCGTCAGATTCTGCTACAGGCATTCAAAATCTGTCCTCCAAACAAGCAGACGATAGCGTTGTGCCAAAAATAGTTAGAAGACCTGAACAAAGTAGGAAGGCAGTTGCTAAAACTTTGAGAAATTCAGGACAGGAATACCTGTCAGCTTCTCGTAACCGTAGGGTTATACCTGCAAGAAAAATGGGATCTCCATGTACAACTCAATGCCGTTTAAAATGTGCTGATCACATTTCAGAAGAAATTCGAAAACAAATATTTGATAGCTATTGGGCTATGGGATCGCTGACACGTCAGAGAGAATTTATTGCAAGGAGTATGGTACCTGTTATCCCAAAATATCAGTACAAAATGGTTAACAGTAACAGGAAACTTAAACAATCTTTTCATTTGAAAGTAGATACATCTAAGACAGTGCGAgtatgtaaaattttttttaagaatactCTTGGAATATCTGATCGTCCAATACGTACTGTAATATCAAAGATGGACAACAAAGGAATAATTGATACGGAACAGAGAGgaaaacatggaaaacatgcAAAATTAAATGATAGCTTATTATCCGCTGTACGAAATCACATAAATGGAATTCCACGAATAGAAAGTCACTATTTAAGACAACAAACCACCAGGGAATTCATTGATGGAGGTAAAACAGTTTCAGACCTCTATAGAGATTATAAGGAAGATTGTATTAGAAAAAATCTTTCATTTGTGGATATTcaaatttatagaaaaatttttaaaactgaCTTCAATATTAGCTTCTTTGTCCCAAAAAAAGATCAATGTGATCTTTGTGCAGCATACAACATCGCTCAAGCAGGTAATAAGGAAGCTCttcaagaaaaatataatattcatATTTCTGAAAAAGAGAAAAGTCGAGAAGAAAAGAATAACGATAAACTATTGGTATGCGACAATGTAATAGTAGCATGTTACGACCTACAAGCTGTTTTGCCCTGTCCAAGAGGTGATATCTCAGTCTTTTACTACAAAAGTAAAATGAATTGTTTTAATTTCACTATATCGGCAATAGGAAGAGACCACACTGAGTGTTTTTTCTGGAACGAAGTAGAGGACCAACGTGGAGCAAATGAAATAGCAAGTTGTGTTCTTAAATATATTAGAAAGATGTCAGAAATGACTGTATCTACTAACCTTAATATTATTTTCTACTCAGATAACTGCAGTGGTCAACAAAAGAACCAATTTATGATTTCTTTGTACGTTTATTGCTTGCTAACTTTAAAAAACTTGACTTCAATTACACATAAGTTTCTAATAAAAGGTCATAGACAAAATGAAGGTGACGCTGCCCACTCTACAATCGAAAGAGAAGTAAAGAAAACTTTAAGGTCCGGTCCTATTTATGTGCCTTCGCAATACATTACCGCAATACGAAAAGCAAAGAAAAAAGGCAATCCTTATACAGTAAATGAATTATGTTATAAAGATTTTTACGATATCAAGCAACTTGCAAATCTAGTTAACTTACAACGAAACAAAAAAGGTGAAACCGTAAAACTGACTGATATTAAAATAATAAGAATTGAAAGAGATGAAGATAATATTAAAGTAACTTACAAAAATTCGTACCTCGAAGACTATAAAGAGATTGATATAGATGGTTCTAACAGGTGTAAAACACGGAAAATCGACCAATGA